A single window of Sneathiella limimaris DNA harbors:
- a CDS encoding SurA N-terminal domain-containing protein has protein sequence MRKGASGWLAKGLLLLLVASFGLWGIGGDMLGSSVGSDVIEVGDQTVSLGEFQREYRNRLNQVSAYFGRQITTEEAKQFGVTRSTIASMKTRLLEQERVRELHLGVTDDQVVSEIQTNPNFKNAAGNFDRLRFETLLRQNGYSEAEYVNILKDEIRRRQLMQTVSLYKDTAPAFAVDQLFNHYLEKRVATYVEVSDSTAGDAPTPTTEQLQAYIDENKDAFMAPEYRKAVFLYISPEDFTDQVNVTEEQIKAEYEARSSEFILPEKREVFQMIFDTEEQAQEATARLTGGSDFAAVASEMLQLTEADINLGSLTKTELLDELQEPVFATPAGGSTAPVKTILGWHILKVNKVEEGRTRPISEVKAELEKDIALRGAADIVYDKSIALQDEFAGGASIEEAANAIGVKAKTIDWTDANGLNLQGQPSNNLPALNEFTATLFSTETGVEAELKEAGTGIHYALEVTDIKAAAVKDLETVKDQVTEAWQANWLHEENQKQVTALLEKVKGGSSLESLGYAVKTTVPGTRTGKIAGLAPAAVDSLFSLKEGEFAMGENDSKNGYVIFTVREIVPADKSKDKAVYSQLTTELTEGMSRDLNEQYMSYLEKEIGFSVKTGLIEEYF, from the coding sequence ATGCGTAAAGGAGCCAGTGGGTGGCTCGCCAAAGGATTGCTATTACTGTTGGTCGCAAGTTTCGGCCTTTGGGGTATTGGCGGTGACATGCTGGGAAGTTCTGTGGGCAGTGATGTTATCGAAGTTGGTGACCAGACCGTCTCCTTAGGTGAATTTCAAAGAGAATACCGGAACCGTCTAAATCAGGTCTCCGCTTATTTTGGACGTCAGATAACAACAGAAGAAGCGAAACAGTTCGGTGTTACCCGAAGCACCATTGCAAGTATGAAAACGCGACTTCTGGAACAGGAACGTGTGCGGGAGCTCCATCTTGGTGTAACCGATGATCAGGTTGTCTCAGAAATTCAAACAAATCCAAACTTCAAAAATGCAGCTGGAAATTTTGACCGTTTAAGATTTGAAACTTTGCTTCGCCAAAACGGATATTCAGAAGCTGAGTATGTAAATATCTTGAAAGATGAAATCCGTCGTCGGCAATTGATGCAAACAGTGTCCTTGTACAAAGATACAGCCCCAGCTTTCGCAGTCGATCAACTGTTCAATCACTATCTTGAAAAAAGAGTGGCAACCTACGTGGAAGTTTCTGATAGTACCGCTGGTGACGCTCCTACCCCGACAACTGAGCAGCTACAGGCGTATATCGACGAAAACAAAGATGCTTTTATGGCTCCAGAATACCGTAAAGCCGTTTTCCTCTATATTTCTCCTGAAGATTTTACGGATCAAGTCAATGTAACTGAAGAGCAGATCAAAGCGGAATATGAGGCTCGCTCTAGTGAGTTCATTTTGCCAGAAAAACGGGAAGTCTTCCAAATGATCTTCGATACTGAAGAACAGGCACAGGAAGCAACGGCCCGGCTGACAGGCGGCTCCGACTTCGCTGCAGTAGCAAGTGAAATGCTTCAGTTGACAGAAGCTGACATCAATCTTGGGAGTTTAACGAAAACAGAATTGCTTGATGAGTTGCAGGAACCTGTTTTTGCAACCCCCGCAGGCGGCTCAACGGCTCCTGTGAAAACCATCCTTGGCTGGCACATTCTGAAGGTCAATAAGGTTGAAGAAGGCCGGACCCGACCAATAAGTGAGGTCAAAGCAGAGCTTGAGAAAGACATTGCCCTGCGCGGGGCGGCAGACATTGTCTATGATAAATCCATTGCTTTACAAGATGAGTTTGCAGGCGGCGCTTCAATTGAAGAAGCTGCCAACGCAATCGGGGTAAAAGCCAAGACAATTGACTGGACCGATGCGAACGGATTGAACTTGCAGGGACAACCGTCAAACAATCTTCCAGCCCTAAATGAATTTACGGCCACCCTATTTTCCACAGAAACAGGAGTAGAGGCAGAGCTGAAAGAAGCCGGAACCGGTATTCATTATGCCTTGGAAGTAACTGATATTAAGGCTGCTGCAGTAAAAGATCTGGAGACCGTAAAAGATCAAGTTACCGAAGCCTGGCAAGCAAATTGGCTGCATGAAGAAAACCAAAAGCAAGTCACAGCCTTACTTGAAAAAGTCAAAGGTGGAAGTTCACTTGAAAGCCTGGGTTATGCAGTTAAGACCACTGTTCCAGGCACACGAACTGGTAAGATTGCAGGTCTTGCACCTGCAGCAGTTGACAGTCTTTTCTCCCTTAAAGAGGGGGAATTCGCTATGGGTGAGAATGATAGCAAAAATGGGTATGTCATCTTTACCGTTCGTGAAATCGTGCCTGCTGATAAAAGTAAGGACAAGGCTGTATACAGCCAGCTAACAACTGAGCTTACCGAAGGTATGAGCCGGGATCTAAACGAGCAGTATATGTCCTATCTGGAAAAGGAAATCGGTTTCTCCGTAAAAACCGGCCTGATTGAGGAATATTTCTAA
- the trpE gene encoding anthranilate synthase component I, which translates to MSIQPAFSDFSEGFDQGKSQVLWTTLVADLETPVSAMMKLAEGKANSFLLESVEGGAVRGRYSIIGMKPDLIWRCDGKQARINRTARFDPEAFVAIEEPVLESLQNLIDESHIDLPPHLPPMAAGLVGYMSYDTVRLMENIPDSNPDDMNLPDGMFIRPTVMAIFDSILDVVTIVTPVWVGDGRSAQTAYNHAAERLSDAVNDFSRSLPHSVSMDVQEMEMPEPSSNTTREEFHSMVEKAKDYIRAGDIFQVVPSQRFELPFTLPSLSLYRALRRTNPSPFMFYLNFGDFSVVGSSPEILVRLRDETVTIRPLAGTRPRGSTAAEDKALADDLLNDPKELAEHLMLLDLGRNDVGRVARIGSINVTEKFVIENYSHVMHIVSNVEGKIQEGLTAIDALKAGFPAGTVSGAPKVRAMEIIDELEKSRRSVYAGAVGYFSANGTMDTCIALRTAVVKDNKIYIQAGAGIVADSDPESEYQETVNKAKAMVRAAQEAVRFASEGSGNR; encoded by the coding sequence ATGTCAATTCAGCCCGCCTTTTCAGATTTTAGTGAAGGCTTCGATCAAGGAAAATCCCAAGTCCTTTGGACAACCCTTGTTGCAGATCTGGAAACGCCAGTTTCCGCGATGATGAAGCTGGCAGAAGGAAAGGCAAATTCTTTTCTTCTTGAATCCGTGGAGGGCGGAGCTGTAAGGGGCCGCTATTCCATTATTGGTATGAAGCCGGATTTGATTTGGCGGTGTGACGGCAAACAGGCACGTATAAACCGAACGGCTCGATTTGACCCTGAAGCGTTTGTTGCGATCGAAGAGCCGGTCCTGGAAAGCCTGCAAAACCTTATCGACGAAAGTCACATAGATCTTCCTCCTCATCTGCCCCCAATGGCAGCTGGCCTGGTTGGTTATATGTCATATGATACGGTTCGATTGATGGAGAACATTCCAGATTCAAATCCCGATGATATGAACTTGCCAGACGGAATGTTCATCCGCCCAACTGTGATGGCTATCTTTGATAGCATTTTGGATGTGGTGACCATCGTAACGCCTGTTTGGGTTGGAGATGGACGTTCCGCTCAGACTGCCTATAACCACGCGGCCGAGCGTCTTTCCGACGCCGTTAATGATTTTTCCAGAAGCCTGCCACATTCGGTATCTATGGATGTTCAGGAAATGGAGATGCCTGAGCCAAGTTCCAATACCACCCGGGAAGAATTTCACTCGATGGTAGAAAAGGCAAAGGACTACATCAGAGCCGGTGATATTTTCCAGGTTGTTCCAAGCCAGCGTTTTGAACTTCCTTTTACCCTTCCATCGCTTTCTCTATATCGGGCGCTACGCCGGACCAACCCCTCCCCGTTTATGTTTTACTTGAACTTTGGGGACTTCTCAGTAGTGGGGTCCAGTCCCGAAATTCTGGTTCGATTGCGCGATGAGACGGTTACAATCCGACCACTTGCAGGCACCCGTCCTCGCGGCTCAACTGCGGCCGAAGATAAAGCGTTGGCTGATGATCTGCTTAATGATCCAAAAGAGTTGGCCGAACATTTGATGTTGTTGGATTTGGGGCGAAATGATGTTGGTCGCGTAGCCCGTATTGGCAGCATCAATGTGACAGAAAAATTCGTCATCGAAAACTATTCCCATGTGATGCATATCGTCTCCAACGTTGAAGGGAAGATCCAGGAAGGCTTGACCGCGATTGATGCGCTAAAGGCTGGTTTTCCAGCAGGTACAGTCTCCGGTGCGCCAAAGGTGCGTGCTATGGAAATTATTGATGAACTGGAAAAGTCGCGCCGTAGTGTTTATGCCGGTGCCGTTGGATATTTCTCTGCAAACGGAACAATGGATACCTGTATTGCTCTTCGGACGGCTGTCGTTAAAGATAATAAAATCTACATTCAGGCTGGTGCCGGCATCGTTGCAGATAGCGACCCTGAATCTGAGTACCAGGAAACTGTGAATAAAGCCAAAGCAATGGTTCGCGCGGCTCAAGAGGCTGTCCGTTTTGCAAGTGAAGGAAGCGGAAACCGCTAA
- a CDS encoding divergent polysaccharide deacetylase family protein, with protein MSRKNQKKKQEKAESSVFETLFNSPVRLLIFCVAVLMFSLTTGMLIGTLLKDDKENITAESDQPTEVFQPSWTKEKPVGTAEIGDVEKRNSPNNSGSRPIDALNYDPSNPKKVPQYEEPLDQHPQTPSSNKLDLAALSPGEISAPSLSDPSKAWVRYAVPVQLEPNKPLIAIVIDDVGLNTDRVNKLIDLPTPITLSYLPYAHQLDENTKKTRSRGHEVMLHLPMEPSSASVDPGPDALLTELSEEEIRRRTQKNLDSFTGYVGVNNHMGSKFTAYAPGMTIVMDEIAKRGLLFLDSRTTAKSVGYSFAKSRQLPTGNRDVFIDNEINVAKILNQLSKVEKLAAKNGIAIAIGHPYPETIAALSQWMPKVNAAGFQFVPVSTALIYQTALKLN; from the coding sequence ATGTCGCGAAAAAATCAAAAGAAAAAACAGGAGAAGGCTGAAAGCTCAGTTTTTGAAACGCTGTTTAATTCACCAGTTCGTTTGCTGATATTCTGTGTTGCCGTTCTTATGTTCAGCTTGACCACGGGTATGCTGATTGGAACTTTACTGAAGGATGATAAGGAAAACATAACTGCAGAGTCCGATCAGCCAACAGAGGTATTTCAACCAAGTTGGACGAAAGAAAAACCGGTAGGTACGGCTGAAATTGGAGATGTAGAAAAGCGGAATTCTCCAAATAATTCAGGAAGCCGACCAATTGATGCCCTTAATTATGACCCTTCCAACCCCAAAAAAGTTCCCCAGTATGAGGAACCTTTAGATCAGCATCCGCAAACGCCTTCTTCCAATAAACTGGACTTAGCGGCACTTTCCCCTGGCGAGATTTCAGCACCAAGCCTTTCGGACCCCTCGAAAGCTTGGGTTCGTTATGCAGTTCCAGTTCAGCTAGAGCCGAACAAACCCCTCATTGCTATTGTGATTGATGACGTTGGATTGAATACGGACCGGGTCAACAAACTGATTGACCTTCCGACACCGATTACACTGTCTTATTTACCTTATGCGCATCAACTGGACGAGAATACAAAGAAGACACGTAGTAGAGGGCATGAAGTTATGCTCCACTTGCCGATGGAACCATCGAGTGCATCTGTGGACCCTGGGCCAGATGCCTTGCTAACTGAGCTTTCTGAAGAAGAAATCCGGCGGCGGACGCAGAAGAACCTGGATAGTTTTACAGGTTATGTTGGTGTCAATAATCACATGGGAAGCAAGTTTACAGCATATGCCCCTGGAATGACTATTGTCATGGACGAGATTGCTAAGCGGGGGCTTCTATTTCTAGATAGCCGGACGACAGCCAAAAGCGTCGGTTATTCCTTTGCCAAGTCCCGACAGCTTCCAACGGGAAATCGGGATGTCTTTATTGATAATGAAATTAATGTCGCGAAGATCCTAAATCAGCTTTCAAAAGTAGAAAAACTGGCGGCCAAAAATGGAATTGCTATCGCGATCGGACATCCCTATCCGGAAACGATAGCAGCCCTTTCCCAATGGATGCCCAAAGTGAATGCGGCTGGGTTCCAGTTTGTTCCTGTTTCGACAGCTCTTATCTACCAAACAGCTTTAAAACTGAACTAG
- a CDS encoding anthranilate synthase component II produces the protein MIILIDNYDSFTYNLYHFLGDLGADVKVYRNDVVSVDQILNESPTGIVLSPGPCTPDKAGICLNMVKSAAATKLPLLGVCLGHQSLGQALGGRVIRAGELMHGKTSPIHHTGKGVFKDLSSPLTCTRYHSLIVERETLPDCFEVTAETSDGTIMGMQHKELPLHGVQFHPESIASEQGHALLHNFLKMTGENLKAVA, from the coding sequence ATGATAATACTGATCGATAACTATGATAGTTTTACCTACAACCTCTACCATTTCTTGGGAGATTTGGGAGCTGATGTAAAAGTCTATCGCAATGACGTTGTTTCGGTTGATCAAATCTTGAATGAAAGTCCCACTGGGATTGTTCTTTCTCCTGGTCCCTGTACGCCTGATAAAGCTGGCATTTGTTTGAATATGGTAAAATCTGCAGCGGCAACAAAACTTCCCTTATTGGGAGTTTGCCTTGGGCACCAATCTTTGGGGCAGGCTCTAGGTGGAAGGGTCATTCGGGCAGGAGAATTAATGCATGGCAAGACATCTCCTATTCATCATACCGGTAAAGGTGTGTTTAAAGATCTTTCAAGTCCCCTCACCTGTACCCGTTATCATTCATTGATTGTTGAGCGTGAGACATTGCCAGACTGCTTTGAAGTGACCGCAGAAACGTCAGATGGAACGATCATGGGAATGCAGCATAAAGAATTACCGCTCCACGGCGTTCAATTTCATCCAGAAAGCATTGCCTCCGAGCAAGGACATGCACTGTTACATAATTTCCTGAAAATGACAGGCGAAAATCTGAAAGCGGTTGCGTAA